The DNA window TCCAGCAAGTGAACGACCAGCGGCCGGGCGTGCTGCTGGCCAGCAGCGGCGCCCTGCCCCCCACCTGGCTGCAGGATGCGCTGCCGGCCGCCGCCGTGCAACGCGGCCTGGCGCGGAGCGCGGCTGGCATGGCCTCGCGTTGTCCGCCCCAAGGGCTGGCCGAGCTGCGCGAGCAGATCGCCCTGCTGTTGCGCGGCATCGGCATCGCTGCGGACGCCAGCCACATCCTCACCACGTTCGGGGCCACCCATGCAATCGATCTGATCTGCCGCACGTTTCTACAGCCCGGCGATACGGTGCTGGTGGAAGATCCCGGATATTTCCTGATGTTCGGCAGGCTGCGCCAGGACGGCGCGCGCCTGGTGCCCATCAAGCGCCGCCCCGACGGCCTCGACCTGGACGAACTGGAAGCCGCCTGTCGCGCGCACCGTCCGCGCCTGCTGTTCGTGCAGACGGCTTTGCACAATCCCACCGGGTGGAGCAGCAGCGCCGCCAACCTGCACAAGGTGCTGATCATGGCGCAGCAGTATGGCTTTCTGATCGCCGAGGACGACGTGCACGGCCATTTCCAGCAGGGTCACAGCACGCGGCTGGCTTCGCTGGCCGAACTGGACGGCGTGATCTACTACTCCAGCCTGTGCAAGGCGCTCAGCCCGGCCTTGCGCATGGGCTACCTGGCCGCCGCGCCCGCCCTGCTCAAGCCACTGATGCGCACCAAGATCCACGCCATCATGACCTTGCCCGCGCTGAACGAATACATTCTGCTGGAAGTGCTCAAGGCCGGCAACCTGCGCAAGCACCTGGAGCGGCTGCAACGCAAGATCATGGTGGCGCGCAACGCCAGCGCGCTGCAACTGAACGCGGCAGGCGTAGTGTTCGAGCAGCCCGGCGACGCCGGCATTTTCCTGTGGGGCTCCATCCCCGAGGGGGTGGACGTGGACTTGCTGGTGCAGGATGCCTACCGCAACAAGATCCTGCTGATGCGCGGCGCGGCGTTCTCGGCCAACGACACGCCCGACCAGCATATCCGCTTCAACGTCGCCTTCAGCCAGCATCCCCGCGTGAGCGCCTATCTCGAAGAACGCCTGCGCGCGGTGGCGGACG is part of the Oxalobacteraceae bacterium OTU3CAMAD1 genome and encodes:
- a CDS encoding PLP-dependent aminotransferase family protein encodes the protein MFAIDRSSPIALSRQIEAALRQQIAQRVLPGGTRLPSIRQLAMQLAVSTNTVVVAYDRLVAAGVIDTHGTAGFFVCAPTDASRAVPDEVALEAGQEQEPVWLIQQVNDQRPGVLLASSGALPPTWLQDALPAAAVQRGLARSAAGMASRCPPQGLAELREQIALLLRGIGIAADASHILTTFGATHAIDLICRTFLQPGDTVLVEDPGYFLMFGRLRQDGARLVPIKRRPDGLDLDELEAACRAHRPRLLFVQTALHNPTGWSSSAANLHKVLIMAQQYGFLIAEDDVHGHFQQGHSTRLASLAELDGVIYYSSLCKALSPALRMGYLAAAPALLKPLMRTKIHAIMTLPALNEYILLEVLKAGNLRKHLERLQRKIMVARNASALQLNAAGVVFEQPGDAGIFLWGSIPEGVDVDLLVQDAYRNKILLMRGAAFSANDTPDQHIRFNVAFSQHPRVSAYLEERLRAVADARSSLARASLCQVKPGR